The Macrotis lagotis isolate mMagLag1 chromosome 6, bilby.v1.9.chrom.fasta, whole genome shotgun sequence genome includes a window with the following:
- the VEPH1 gene encoding ventricular zone-expressed PH domain-containing protein homolog 1 isoform X4 produces the protein MHHLFRLVLGQKDLSRAGDLFSLNDSEIEESLSEALEQIKIISSSSDYSSNGNDQAVVEICITRITTAIRETESIEKHGNALVALWESCLEHNLRPSGKDEDTPHAKIASDIMSCILQNYNRPPVMALAVPVAVKFLQRGNKELCRNMSSYLSLAAITNPDLLAEHTDTIVKSILQGASGMHSFLNWTFKESYSQ, from the exons ATGCATCATCTGTTCCGACTGGTTTTGGGACAAAAGGACCTTTCCCGTGCTGGGGACCTCTTCTCCTTGAATGACTCAGAGATTGAAGAAAGTCTGTCAGAAGCTTTggagcaaattaaaataattagctCATCTTCA GACTATTCATCCAATGGCAATGACCAAGCTGTGGTGGAGATCTGTATTACTCGCATCACAACAGCCATCAGGGAGACTGAGTCCATAGAGAAGCATGGCAACGCCCTCGTGGCTCTCTGGGAATCCTGCTTGGAACACAATCTCAGACCTTCAGGAAAAGATGAGGATACACCCCATGCCAAAATTGCTTCTGATATCATGAGTTGTATTTTGCAG AATTACAATCGACCTCCGGTAATGGCATTAGCAGTCCCAGTGGCAGTGAAGTTTCTCCAGAGGGGTAATAAGGAGCTCTGCAGAAATATGTCAAGTTACCTGTCCCTGGCTGCAATCACCAATCCAGATCTCCTGGCTGAGCACACTGATACGATAGTAAAGAGCATCCTGCAAG